The Salmo salar chromosome ssa02, Ssal_v3.1, whole genome shotgun sequence genome segment ACTGTGCAGCCACCTTAGTACTCAATCATAAAATATGTTGGAATCTATAGTCATTTATTCTAGAACAGACACATTATGTGAGCAAAATAGTGCATTATAAAATACTTTAGGGAAACggatgttactgtccccactacagcCCCCTCCAAAAAAACATTCCAttaaaatactgtagaattccattcattcctatggaggactgctcctactggaTAGTGCCAATATGGCGAACCGGTGGCAGCAAAGCCTCGCAATGGCAATGCCAACACATGCATCAGCAATCCCGGGTTTATGTAAGTCATTGCTTTTATTAGCATTCTCGATTACCAATTAATCCTTTAGTTTTAAAAAATTAACTAGCGTGTTTCACATGACTGCAAGTGCTCATCAAGCCACGCTTCCCAGCCAAAACTTTAAATGGCATTTTGAACACGTTCGCGCGTAAAAACGCGTGCCATCCTTGCTGGTACCCCGGGAGAACGCAATTTGCAAGAGATGGATGACAACGTGTATTGCATAATGATGACAACATGCAACATTGAACAATATTGTAATATCAAGCCGTGGACATATTCCAAAATACTCGTATCAAAAGCGCATATTTTATATCCAACCAAGCAGAGATGGGAAAAGCAATAGAGACTAAACCTTACCGCAATCAATTTTCCATCTTGCAACTCCCGCTCGAGCGTGGTAGTCTTGCCGTCCCAAGTCTGTTTTTGCACCAGTTTTCCGTTCTCAAAGGTCATCAGAGTCTGGAAATAGAGTAGTGTAAGGAGGGCacatgactccaacttaagtttaaaaaaagtaatatatatatatatatatattaatcaaTTGGAAACCACACTACTGTAACAACCGGCATGTCTATGGTGTGGCTTCTGCACCCACCTTGGTTTTCCTGTCATCTGCAGTCATCTCGTCGAATTCTTCATTCAATTTAAACTTGGTCTCTGTAGTTTTGAAAGTGCTCTGGGATTTCATTGATATTACACCGTCGTCGATGCTGAACTGCAAATTGGGCTTCGCCATATTCCCCATCTGCCGAGTAGCAAAGCCCACACCTATGAAACAAGGGGATATTTATCTAGCCAACTTTAGTAAGGTTCTAGATCTACATGCAACATCTTTCATTAAAAACAGCTTTATTTTAAAAAGTAAGACTTTACCTATTGCCTTCATATATTCATCAAAATTCTCACTGGAAGTCATCTTCCAAGTTCCAATGAATGCCTCGACCATGTTGTAAATTTGAGCTAATCGCTACACAAACCAAGTTAACTGACAAACGCACACAGCTTCGACTAAACAATAATTACATCTGGGCCCGTTGTCATATTTGAAGCCTCCCCTAGCACGTGCTTACCCATGCAAGCCAATCAAGTGCTATATCTGGTGCTTCCATGGAAACAGAGAGGATGAGGGGCGGGGAATAAATTATTTTCGGGCAGGGGCCCAGACTGCACTGTCTTTGGCAGGGGTCTTCAGCCTTTTCTTACCCAGGGACCCCTTGCCAGGCAAACCGGAGACCAAGGAACCCCAATCACATGTtagcaaaaatctattttaaaacatCACGTACTGTATCTTGTCTTATCATCAAGTGAATGATCATGTCaagaagtaatcaacattttcaaatgaatagatttggtagataATGAAAAACTATTTTGACCTCAACACATTATAGCCTAATTGGAAGAGAACATGTAAACCCTAACATAGCCAATTAGCTAGAAAGGTAACTCCAAAACATTTTCACTAAGGGCAGCTGTTTAGCTGGTTAAACAAAGATTAAAGACAACAAGAACATGTTGACAAAAATGAAGTCAAGAAAGCCTACCAGCAGCCAGCGGCCCTTGGAGCAATGGTAGCCTATTataaatattattataaataatataTTCTCCTCTTTTCTACTGTGGGTATGTAATACACATTTTGTTTATTCCATTATTGCTAGCGATATTCATAAAaacatgaaataaatacaaatatttttaactttttttatttattttaatatatacactaccattcaaaagtttggggtcacttagaaatgtccttgtttttgaaagacaagcactttttttgtccattaaaataacatcaaattgatcagaaatacagtgtagacattgttaacgttgtaattgactattgtagctggaaatgcctgatttttttatggaatatctacataggcgtacagaggcccattatcagcaaccatcacttctgtgttccaatggcacgttgtgttagctaatccaagttgatcattttaaaaggctaattgatcattagaaaacccttttacaattatgttagcacagctgaaaactgttgttatgattaaagaagcaataaaactggcattctttagactagttgagtgtctggagcatcatcaaaatggccagaaataaagacctttcttctgaaactcgtcagtctattcttgttctgagaaatgaaggctattccatgcgagaaattgccaagaaacggaagatctcgtacaacgctgtgtactactcccttcacagaacagcgcaaactggctctaactggaatagaaagaggagtgggaggcccgggtgcacaactgagaagtggacaagtacattagagtgtctagtttgagaaacggacacctcacaagtcctcaactggcagcttcattaaatagtacccgcaaaacaccagtctcaacgtcaacagtgaagaggcgactctgggatgctggccttctaggcagagttgcaaagaaaagcagcattgtacgagatcttcagtttcttggcaatttcccgcatggaatagccttcatttcttagaacaagatacatttacattttacatttacgtcatttagcagacgctcttatccagagcgacttaacaaGTTTCAGAAGACAGGTCTTTgtttaaacagcgagtagcagcagtgtacaaaaagggagggggggtcagtgtaaattgtccggtggcggccgattttattaattgttcagcagtcttatggcttggaggtggaagctgttgaggagccttttggtcctagacttggcgctccggtatcatgcaagactacaaatccctgcaagctcctgcacgtcatctctagctgacatctttgctaacaggtattgtgtcaatttaaaaagtgtaaaagacagttcacagaattgtcaatttaagtACAATTTtccaattaattaattaattaattactacatttagctaacaatATATAgctaatccagagattcttacctttgcttcgtttcggcagtctcgtccagatcatcatggcatgtGTAGTTTATGATAGACACATTAGCCGCTagttagcatttcattttttgggtggtaaatacaggcaaatttattgataaaagtcaccttgtccaatagagatttacacggttatcaaaacgtcacgccacgtaagcctacacgaaacacagctctTATTTTAAGTGtatctaaaatcccctatgtgaaaaatgaatggtggggaaattattggaaccatttccttgatTGACCGCTAGTTTTTATGGGTATTAGGATTCATACTGGGGTGCTCTATCTCCACCCTGCAAATTCTATTAAATTCTGTTACTTTCTGTTCTATTTtgttttgttctgttctattctgttttgttctattgtgttctattctgtTGTATTCCGTTCTATTCTTTTCTATTCTATTGTAAAGCAGTGAGGTCCATTGagccagcagatggagccagtgAACACCATATTGAACGACATTCCAcgtctttatttatttttcacaGAAAAACTCCATATTTTCATCCAACAAAGTTTGTGTGACTGAGTAACAGATTGTAAAGAACAGGGAGGGAAGAAAATTCTTGATGTACCTGCATGGTTACTGTTATTAGCATGATTGTCCTTTATGTACGCTGAACAGTTCATGACTCCAGgtcaaataaaatacatttcaaaatagcttttgaAGTTTTGTGATTGTATGTTTATAAATGGTAGAATATGGCTCTTTTTCATTTCCTGAAAAGTTTCAGTTTTGGAGATATTATGTTTTTCTTTCCGCTGGGACGCTATAAACCTTACACTAATGATTTGGCTGCAGCAAGTCTCCATCACTAGTTTTCTACTGCCACCCAATGGTCTCTAGTGGATAAATTGCATACTACCACAGCAGGAACTAAAGGGCACATTGAGTgattaagtcccaaatggcaacctattccctactgtacactacttttgacaagaaccCCAtaagccctagtcaaaagtaatcTGCTGTTGTCTACAGGCTTCAGTATGTGTCATCCAGCTGTCATCTATACCTCAATCTTGGTCCCACTATAGTCTCCTGCCCAGACCAGACCATATtagtggggtcagaccagaatatattagtggggtcagaccagactatattagtgggttcagaccagactatattagtggggtcagaccagaatatattagtggggtcagaccagaatatattagtGGGTTCAGACCAGACTATATtagtggggtcagaccagaatatattagtGGGGTCAGACCAGACTATATTAGTGGGTTCAGACCAGACTATATTAGTGGGGTCAGGCCAGACTATATTAGTGGGGTCAGACCAGACTATATTAGTGGGGTCAGGCCAGACTATATTAGTGGGGTCAGACCAGACTATATTAGTGGGGTAAGACCAGACTATATTAGTGGGGTCAGACCAGACTATATTAGTGGGTTCAGACCAGACTATATTAGTGGGGTCAGACCAGACTATATTAGTGGGTTCAGACCAGACTATATTAGTGGGTTCAGACCAGACTATATTAGTGGGGTCAGGCCAGACTATATTAGTGGGGTCAGACCAGACTATATTAGTGGGGTAAGACCAGACTATATTAGTGGGGTCAGACCAGACTGTATTAGTGGGGTCAGACCAGACTGTATTAGTGGGTTCAGACCAGACTATATtagtggggtcagaccagaatatattagtggggtcagaccagactatattagtggggtcagaccagaatatattagtGGGGTCAGACCAGACTATATTAGTGGGGTCAGACCAGGCCAGCCGATATGAGTGGAGTCAAGGTGCATTGATGATTTCCTCAAGGATTTCCTTTTAATCACTTACTAGGTATTCATAGAGGCAACAATGGCGCTAAAACAAAGTTAGGAGACTGTGTCTCAACCAACCCTAATCTCGTCAACCCAGAACCAAAATCTTGCatctgtccatgagagattacaaccagtcagccagtcagtcagccagtcagccagacagtaaGTCTCAGCTATATTACTGTTAGCTACCACTTttctcatatataaaatatatagtacatgcagatgtaggatcttaatttgagccagtttgttacagcaggaaaataatcctgcagcaacaggaaatgtgaattattatgtggattataattaatggacatttttgtaggtgtTGATACCTTTTTtgtagggcaaatcaagtctgaaatttcaatgtGGAAATTACACACTTTAGAAGtctttaaaactcaaatacactataagtttgcatttcctgctgtgtagGACAATGGTCAGCAACagaagagtgatcaaatgaagatcctacatctgtatgcttCTCCTTCATTCACCTAAAACCAAGAAAGAAACTCAGTTGAAAGTGATAAATGATTTGAGTTGATTTGAAGTGATGTGGGAAGTGGACAACATACTCTAAGCCCCACAACAGTTTATAGGTAAGTAAGACTTTACCTATTGCCTTCATATATTCATCAAAATTCTCACTGGAAGTCATCTTCCAAGTTCCAATGAATGCCTCGACCATGTTGTAAATTTGAGCTAATCGCTACACAAACCAAGTTAACTGACAAACGCACACAGCTTCGACTAAACAATAATTACATCTGGGCCCGTTGTCATATTTGAAGCCTCCCCTAGCACGTGCTTACCCATGCAAGCCAATCAAGTGCTATATCTGGTGCTTCCATGGAAACAGAGAGGATGAGGGGCGGGGAATAAATTATTTTCGGGCAGGGGCCCAGACTGCACTGTCTTTGGCAGGGGTCTTCAGCCTTTTCTTACCCAGGGACCCCTTGCCAGGCAAACCGGAGACCAAGGAACCCCAATCACATGTtagcaaaaatctattttaaaacatCACGTACTGTATCTTGTCTTATCATCAAGTGAATGATCATGTCaagaagtaatcaacattttcaaatgaatagatttggtagataATGAAAAACTATTTTGACCTCAACACATTATAGCCTAATTGGAAGAGAACATGTAAACCCTAACATAGCCAATTAGCTAGAAAGGTAACTCCAAAACATTTTCACTAAGAGCAGCTGTTTAGCTGGTTAAACAAAGATTAAAGACAACAAGAACATGTTGACAAAAATGAAGTCAAGAAAGCCTACCAGCAGCCAGCGGCCCTTGGAGCAATGGTAGCCTATTataaatattattataaataatataTTCTCCTCTTTTCTACTGTGGGTATGTAATACACATTTTGTTTATTCCATTATTGCTAGCGATATTCATAAAaacatgaaataaatacaaatatttttaacttttttatttattttaatatatacactaccattcaaaagtttggggtcacttagaaagtgGGAGGCCCGGGTGCACAACTGAGAagtggacaagtacattagagtgtctagtttgagaaacggacacctcacaagtcctcaactggcagcttcattaaatagtacccgcaaaacaccagtctcaacgtcaacagtgaagaggcgactctgggatgctggccttctaggcagagttgcaaagaaaagcagcattgtacgagatcttcagtttcttggcaatttcccgcatggaatagccttcatttcttagaacaagatacatttacattttacatttacgtcatttagcagacgctcttatccagagcgacttaacaaGTTTCAGAAGACAGGTCTTTgtttaaacagcgagtagcagcagtgcacaaaaagggagggggggtcagtgtaaattgtccggtggcggccgattttattaattgttcagcagtcttatggcttggaggtggaagctgttgaggagccttttggtcctagacttggcgctccggtatcatgcaagactacaaatccctgcaagctcctgcacgtcatctctagctgacatctttgctaacaggtattgtgtcaatttaaaaagtgtaaaagacagttcacagaattgtcaatttaagtACAATTTTCCAATTAATTCATTTattaattactacatttagctaacaatATATAgctaatccagagattcttacctttgcttcgtttcggcagtctcgtccagatcatcatggcatgtGTAGTTTATGATAGACACATTAGCCGCTagttagcatttcattttttggGTGGTAAATACAGGCACatttattgataaaagtcaccttgtccaatagagatttacacggttatcaaaacgtcacgccacgtaagcctacacgaaacacagctctTATTTTAAGTGtatctaaaatcccctatgtgaaaaatgaatggtggggaaattattggaaccatttccttgatTGACCGCTAGTTTTTATGGGTATTAGGATTCATACTGGGGTGCTCTATCTCCACCCTGCAAATTCTATTAAATTCTGTTACTTTCTGTTCTATTTtgttttgttctgttctattctgttttgttctattgtgttctattctgtTGTATTCCGTTCTATTCTTTTCTATTCTATTGTAAAGCAGTGAGGTCCATTGagccagcagatggagccagtgAACACCATATTGAACGACATTCCAcgtctttatttatttttcacaGAAAAACTCCATATTTTCATCCAACAAAGTTTGTGTGACTGAGTAACAGATTGTAAAGAACAGGGAGGGAAGAAAATTCTTGATGTACCTGCATGGTTACTGTTATTAGCATGATTGTCCTTTATGTACGCTGAACAGTTCATGACTCCAGgtcaaataaaatacatt includes the following:
- the fabp4 gene encoding Fatty acid-binding protein, adipocyte, translating into MVEAFIGTWKMTSSENFDEYMKAIGVGFATRQMGNMAKPNLQFSIDDGVISMKSQSTFKTTETKFKLNEEFDEMTADDRKTKTLMTFENGKLVQKQTWDGKTTTLERELQDGKLIAKCVMDDVVALRTYEKEV